In one window of Tumebacillus algifaecis DNA:
- the murQ gene encoding N-acetylmuramic acid 6-phosphate etherase, which yields MESISKLSTEQTNDNSANLDQMSALEIVTLINKEDQTVALAVQAALPQIAAAVELIAAALAKGGRLFYIGAGTSGRLGVLDASECPPTFGIDATLVQGLIAGGDAALVNALEGAEDDASAGADDLQKVQLSLLDVVVGIAASGRTPYVAGALAYAREVGAATIALSCNAPAEISKLADVAIEVVTGPEVLMGSTRMKAGTAQKLVLNMLSTASMVQSGKVYQNLMIDVKPTNIKLIDRATRILTMAADVEYDTAAVALTRADNRAKIALVMLKTGLGPEEAELRLQAVNGFVRRAIEG from the coding sequence GTGGAATCAATTTCGAAATTAAGCACTGAACAGACCAACGACAACTCAGCGAACCTCGACCAGATGAGTGCGCTAGAGATCGTGACTTTGATCAACAAGGAAGACCAGACGGTCGCACTCGCGGTGCAAGCAGCATTGCCGCAGATTGCCGCCGCGGTCGAACTGATCGCAGCAGCACTGGCCAAAGGCGGTCGCCTGTTCTATATCGGAGCGGGCACCAGCGGTCGTTTAGGCGTTTTGGACGCTTCCGAATGCCCGCCTACGTTTGGCATTGACGCCACGCTCGTCCAAGGCTTGATCGCCGGAGGTGACGCTGCGCTGGTCAACGCGCTGGAAGGCGCAGAAGATGATGCTTCCGCTGGGGCTGATGATTTGCAAAAGGTCCAGTTGAGCCTGCTCGATGTGGTAGTCGGGATTGCGGCGAGCGGACGCACGCCTTACGTGGCGGGCGCTTTGGCCTATGCACGGGAAGTCGGGGCGGCGACGATCGCGCTGTCTTGCAATGCACCAGCTGAAATTTCCAAGCTGGCCGATGTGGCGATCGAAGTGGTGACCGGGCCGGAAGTTTTGATGGGCTCTACTCGCATGAAGGCAGGCACCGCACAGAAGTTGGTGCTGAACATGCTGAGTACCGCGAGCATGGTGCAGAGCGGCAAGGTCTACCAGAACTTGATGATCGACGTGAAACCGACCAACATCAAGCTGATCGACCGCGCGACGCGGATTTTGACGATGGCAGCCGATGTGGAATACGACACTGCTGCGGTCGCTCTCACGCGGGCGGACAATCGGGCAAAAATAGCATTGGTCATGCTGAAGACCGGGCTGGGACCGGAAGAAGCAGAACTGCGGTTGCAGGCAGTCAACGGCTTTGTGCGCCGTGCCATTGAAGGATAG
- the nagZ gene encoding beta-N-acetylhexosaminidase, protein MSEKGCSLRQKIGQTMMFGFHGTEPSPEITSLIRDHHVGGIILFARNIGEPKDVLRLTIALQKIAYEAGHRHPLLISIDQENGIVRRLGAGTTLLPGNMALGATGESRYVQAVAEATGRELKALGINYNLAPVLDINNNPHNPVIGVRSYGEDPQFVAECGSAAIHGLQAAGVAACGKHFPGHGDTSKDSHLTLPLIPHDLERLKQVELVPFVKAIADGVDSLMIAHVCFPEIEPDPTLPATLSRRVVTDLLRNELGYQGVITTDCMEMKAIADSPGTVEGTYRAFQAGIDLSFISHTYEWQIGAIERLVAGIEAGDTPVERLDDAVGRILKLKEKYLHWDEITPWFEQTDPVPDAIVGGPEHEQLAREVMEAAVTLTKNEAGLLPMTLQAEQTVAVVCLQNKLTSLVEDERYLINPLQQALQATHRSARCFEVQNPPTEADIEQVIQGLDGCAAVIVGTMNAQLAPGQSQLVQRLNQSGVPLIVISMRTPYDLAMFPEVATHIAAYEWTPTALQIAVEAIFGQRELCGRLPVTIPNVAVRGHRADNRGDLQ, encoded by the coding sequence ATGTCAGAAAAAGGGTGTTCGTTGCGTCAAAAGATCGGACAGACGATGATGTTCGGGTTTCACGGTACAGAGCCGTCACCTGAGATCACCTCGTTGATCCGCGACCATCATGTCGGAGGAATCATCCTCTTTGCCCGCAACATTGGGGAGCCCAAAGATGTGCTGCGCCTGACGATTGCGTTGCAAAAGATCGCCTATGAGGCGGGTCATCGCCATCCGCTCTTGATCTCCATCGATCAGGAGAATGGCATCGTGCGCCGCTTAGGGGCGGGTACGACCCTTTTGCCGGGCAACATGGCACTCGGCGCGACAGGGGAGAGCCGTTACGTGCAAGCGGTGGCCGAGGCGACCGGGCGCGAACTGAAAGCGCTCGGCATCAACTACAACCTTGCGCCGGTGCTCGACATCAACAACAACCCGCACAACCCGGTGATCGGTGTTCGCTCTTACGGCGAAGATCCACAGTTTGTAGCCGAGTGCGGATCTGCGGCGATTCATGGATTACAAGCGGCAGGCGTCGCTGCGTGCGGCAAGCACTTCCCCGGTCACGGCGACACGAGCAAGGACTCGCATTTGACCTTGCCGTTGATTCCGCACGATCTGGAGCGACTGAAGCAAGTGGAGTTAGTGCCGTTTGTGAAAGCGATTGCAGATGGTGTTGATTCGCTGATGATCGCGCACGTTTGCTTCCCTGAGATCGAGCCCGATCCGACCCTTCCGGCCACGCTTTCTCGCCGTGTTGTCACAGACCTGTTGCGAAATGAACTCGGGTACCAAGGTGTGATCACCACCGATTGCATGGAAATGAAAGCGATTGCCGACAGTCCCGGCACGGTGGAAGGCACGTACCGTGCATTTCAAGCGGGCATCGATTTGTCGTTCATCTCGCATACCTACGAGTGGCAGATCGGAGCGATCGAGCGGCTGGTAGCTGGAATTGAAGCGGGAGACACACCTGTCGAGCGTCTCGATGACGCGGTTGGACGAATTCTCAAGCTGAAGGAGAAATATCTGCATTGGGATGAGATCACACCGTGGTTTGAGCAGACAGACCCTGTGCCGGATGCGATCGTCGGGGGACCGGAGCATGAGCAATTGGCACGCGAGGTGATGGAAGCTGCCGTGACGCTTACCAAAAATGAGGCGGGGCTGCTTCCGATGACTTTGCAAGCGGAGCAGACGGTCGCGGTGGTCTGTCTGCAGAACAAGTTGACCTCGCTCGTGGAGGATGAGCGCTACCTGATCAATCCACTGCAACAAGCGCTGCAGGCAACACACCGCAGCGCACGTTGTTTCGAGGTGCAGAATCCTCCGACAGAAGCGGATATCGAACAGGTGATCCAAGGATTGGACGGCTGTGCGGCGGTGATCGTCGGCACGATGAACGCGCAGTTGGCGCCAGGTCAGTCCCAACTTGTTCAGCGCTTGAACCAGAGCGGGGTGCCGCTGATCGTGATCTCGATGCGCACGCCCTATGATCTGGCGATGTTCCCAGAAGTAGCAACCCATATTGCCGCTTATGAATGGACGCCGACAGCCCTACAAATTGCCGTAGAAGCCATTTTTGGCCAGCGCGAACTGTGTGGCCGCTTGCCGGTGACCATTCCGAATGTCGCGGTACGGGGGCATCGAGCAGACAACCGGGGTGATCTGCAATGA
- a CDS encoding anhydro-N-acetylmuramic acid kinase, with the protein MTEHAALTCVGLMSGTSVDGIDVAIVEIVGRPPALEVKVRHFETVPFSEAVRSRIFHLFDLEKANVSELSTMNFLLGHVFADATLTALRNAGIAPHEVAFVASHGQTIYHNPVPELIDGYEVISTLQIGEASVIAEKTGITTISDFRVRDMAAGGQGAPLVPFVDKLLFTAPDKGRIAANIGGIANLTVLPAGGRSEPLGFDTGPGNMILDGLVQKITGGTKHYDQDGKIAQTGQVNEAFLAKWLELPYFAAQPPKSTGRELFGAVCVEQWWSEGQAAGLAPQDLVRTATEFTARTFADAIKRFVLPAYAIEEMFVGGGGSYNPVLMDSIRKHLPNLVIEQQEATGIPGDAKEAVCFAVLGYECFHQRPNNLPSVTGAARPVVMGKVVRSQEGQA; encoded by the coding sequence ATGACAGAACATGCAGCTCTGACTTGCGTGGGTTTGATGTCAGGCACCTCGGTGGACGGGATCGATGTAGCCATCGTCGAGATCGTGGGCCGACCGCCCGCACTCGAAGTCAAGGTGCGCCATTTTGAAACGGTCCCTTTCTCCGAAGCGGTGCGCAGTCGGATTTTCCACCTCTTCGACCTCGAAAAAGCAAACGTCTCCGAGCTGAGCACGATGAACTTTTTGCTCGGGCATGTCTTTGCCGACGCGACGTTGACCGCGTTGCGAAATGCTGGAATTGCACCGCATGAGGTAGCGTTTGTCGCCTCACATGGACAGACGATCTACCACAATCCGGTGCCGGAATTGATCGATGGCTATGAGGTCATCTCGACCTTGCAGATTGGTGAAGCTTCGGTGATCGCTGAAAAAACGGGAATTACGACGATCTCCGACTTCCGCGTCCGCGACATGGCGGCGGGTGGGCAAGGAGCTCCGTTGGTGCCTTTCGTTGACAAACTGCTGTTTACAGCGCCAGACAAAGGGCGGATCGCTGCGAACATCGGCGGCATTGCCAACCTGACCGTGCTTCCGGCAGGTGGTCGGTCCGAGCCGCTTGGCTTTGACACAGGCCCTGGCAACATGATCCTCGATGGACTGGTCCAAAAGATCACAGGCGGCACGAAGCACTATGATCAGGATGGAAAGATTGCGCAGACAGGTCAAGTAAACGAAGCATTTCTCGCGAAATGGTTGGAATTGCCATACTTTGCCGCCCAACCGCCGAAATCGACAGGACGTGAGCTGTTCGGCGCCGTCTGTGTCGAGCAATGGTGGTCTGAAGGTCAGGCTGCAGGTCTCGCTCCACAAGACTTGGTGCGAACGGCGACCGAGTTTACGGCACGAACTTTTGCCGATGCGATCAAACGTTTTGTTCTGCCCGCATATGCAATCGAGGAAATGTTTGTCGGTGGGGGCGGATCGTATAACCCCGTGTTGATGGACAGCATCAGAAAGCATTTGCCGAATCTTGTGATCGAGCAACAAGAGGCGACAGGGATTCCAGGCGATGCGAAAGAAGCGGTATGTTTTGCAGTTTTGGGCTATGAGTGCTTCCACCAAAGGCCCAACAATCTTCCGTCCGTCACTGGAGCCGCTCGGCCTGTCGTGATGGGGAAAGTTGTGCGGTCTCAGGAGGGACAAGCATGA
- a CDS encoding exo-beta-N-acetylmuramidase NamZ family protein — MIRIGIERFLADDLGRFKGAKVGLLSHHPAVNDQFVTTIDLVALHPDLQLQALFTPEHGLFGVAQAGEQIGDELHPRYQVPIYSLYGTRKKPTATMLAGLDVLLIDFQDVGARFYTYISALGYMLEAAAEAGLPVVVLDRPNPIGGQIVEGPLLQPNFISYVGRYQIPLRFGLTIGELALWIAKQEQLAVNLTIVPMTGWKRSMWFDQTGRDWVPPSPNMPALTTAIVYPGMTFFEGTNVSEGRGTTRPFEFFGAPWIEPSELIARFQERGIPGVQLRETCFIPTFSKYKDEICRGAHVHVTDREQFRPVRMAMHLLEVIKELYPDYLKWTDPVKGRHFIDLLAGTDQLRLALDSGQDLTSLYEKWETETEAFRSSLATNFLYS, encoded by the coding sequence ATGATCCGTATCGGGATCGAAAGGTTTCTTGCAGATGATCTCGGGCGCTTCAAAGGAGCAAAAGTCGGATTGCTCAGTCATCACCCCGCGGTGAACGATCAGTTTGTCACGACGATCGATCTTGTGGCACTGCACCCAGACCTTCAGTTGCAGGCGCTCTTTACGCCGGAACACGGGTTGTTCGGAGTGGCGCAGGCAGGGGAACAGATCGGCGATGAGCTTCACCCGCGGTATCAGGTGCCGATCTATTCCTTGTATGGCACGCGCAAGAAGCCGACTGCTACCATGCTAGCTGGACTGGACGTGCTCCTGATCGACTTTCAGGATGTGGGGGCGCGTTTCTACACCTATATCTCTGCGCTCGGCTACATGTTGGAGGCGGCAGCAGAAGCGGGGTTGCCTGTAGTAGTGCTCGATCGGCCCAATCCGATCGGAGGTCAGATCGTTGAAGGGCCCCTTTTGCAGCCAAACTTTATCTCGTATGTCGGACGCTACCAGATTCCGCTCCGCTTTGGCTTGACGATTGGCGAGTTAGCGCTTTGGATCGCCAAACAAGAGCAGTTAGCAGTCAATTTGACCATCGTTCCGATGACGGGTTGGAAGCGTTCGATGTGGTTCGATCAGACGGGGCGCGATTGGGTGCCGCCGTCGCCGAACATGCCTGCTTTGACGACAGCGATCGTTTATCCGGGCATGACCTTCTTCGAGGGGACAAACGTCTCAGAAGGTCGTGGTACGACGCGTCCGTTCGAATTTTTTGGTGCACCTTGGATCGAGCCGTCCGAATTGATCGCTCGCTTTCAAGAGCGGGGAATTCCTGGCGTCCAGCTTCGTGAAACCTGCTTCATCCCGACCTTTTCCAAGTATAAGGACGAGATCTGTCGAGGGGCGCACGTGCATGTCACCGATCGGGAACAGTTCCGCCCGGTGCGAATGGCGATGCATCTACTCGAAGTGATCAAGGAACTGTACCCCGATTATTTGAAGTGGACCGATCCGGTCAAGGGCCGTCACTTTATCGACTTGCTCGCTGGCACCGATCAATTGCGGTTGGCGCTCGACAGCGGGCAGGACCTCACATCGCTATATGAAAAGTGGGAGACAGAGACAGAAGCGTTTCGATCATCTCTAGCTACTAACTTTTTATATTCATAA
- a CDS encoding sugar ABC transporter substrate-binding protein produces the protein MKHVKSVALVTAVSLLGVGLVGCSSDEKKEESSANWTGKITIWDGPRWADDKENKYHWLEKMAAEFEKSHEGVKVDIVQVPWAELNDKLGVSLSGKSLPDIAPIDISGNGVNPTFVKQGAVEPLDDYFTAEEKKDFYPNALEAYTKDGKMYGVPAAMTVHSLLLNLDIFKERNVEPPKDGQWTWEEFTDKMKKLTYDKNGDGSIDVYGFSTYIKNGYYEAWPFLYMNGGRSLNDDATKFTFDSSEAISAMKALADLKAADKVAPKEMGSGDVGGTWKAFAKQKTVAVEPWATWAISAAQGEKMNFMVASYPSGKAGKPVTIGGVGGWMMFDQKEDGKKKVVAEFMKQLSATEQQVLSAKSYGTFPSRISAMEQNPFADNVQMQQAQKLTEQAVMLPRHENWKKIDEAIQQQLQLVLNGEKTPENAMKEAKSKVDALLK, from the coding sequence ATGAAACATGTTAAATCGGTAGCGCTGGTCACAGCTGTCTCACTCTTGGGCGTCGGACTGGTTGGTTGTAGCAGCGATGAGAAGAAAGAAGAATCGTCTGCGAACTGGACTGGTAAGATCACGATTTGGGACGGTCCTCGTTGGGCAGATGACAAAGAGAATAAGTATCACTGGTTGGAGAAGATGGCAGCCGAATTCGAAAAAAGCCATGAGGGCGTAAAGGTTGACATCGTACAAGTTCCGTGGGCTGAGTTGAACGACAAACTTGGCGTCTCCCTCTCAGGTAAATCCTTGCCGGACATCGCACCGATCGACATCTCCGGCAATGGAGTCAACCCGACGTTTGTCAAGCAAGGCGCGGTCGAGCCGCTCGATGACTATTTCACCGCTGAAGAGAAGAAGGACTTCTATCCGAACGCATTGGAAGCGTATACGAAAGATGGCAAAATGTATGGCGTGCCGGCGGCGATGACCGTTCACTCCCTTTTGCTCAACCTCGACATCTTCAAAGAGCGCAATGTTGAGCCGCCGAAAGACGGACAGTGGACTTGGGAAGAGTTTACCGACAAGATGAAAAAGCTGACCTATGACAAAAACGGTGATGGCTCGATCGACGTGTATGGTTTCTCGACCTATATCAAGAACGGCTACTATGAAGCTTGGCCATTCCTGTACATGAACGGCGGTCGTTCGCTGAATGACGATGCGACCAAATTTACATTCGATTCCTCGGAAGCAATTTCTGCGATGAAAGCGCTGGCCGACCTGAAAGCGGCCGACAAAGTAGCGCCGAAAGAAATGGGCTCCGGTGATGTCGGCGGCACCTGGAAAGCGTTTGCGAAACAAAAGACGGTCGCTGTTGAGCCATGGGCTACTTGGGCGATCTCCGCTGCACAAGGCGAAAAGATGAACTTTATGGTTGCTTCCTACCCGTCGGGTAAAGCTGGCAAACCGGTTACGATCGGCGGCGTTGGCGGTTGGATGATGTTTGACCAAAAAGAAGATGGTAAGAAGAAAGTGGTTGCCGAATTCATGAAGCAACTGAGTGCGACCGAACAACAAGTGCTGTCCGCGAAGAGCTACGGCACCTTCCCGTCCCGCATTTCGGCGATGGAGCAAAACCCGTTTGCTGACAACGTTCAAATGCAACAAGCGCAAAAGCTCACCGAACAGGCGGTCATGCTGCCGCGCCACGAAAACTGGAAGAAGATCGACGAAGCGATCCAACAACAGCTTCAACTCGTGCTCAACGGTGAGAAAACTCCGGAAAACGCGATGAAGGAAGCAAAATCGAAAGTTGATGCACTTCTGAAGTAG
- a CDS encoding carbohydrate ABC transporter permease, which produces MKASNGLLKEMWKQRAAYLFLLPKLILFILFIVIPVFWAFLIAFQEYGYSGSKWVGFDNFIKTFESETYRVALLNTLKYTVITVPLNIILALGLSTLIYPLGRMSQSFFRGAFYLPTVTSMVIIAMVWRWVYNYRFGLFNYFLDFFGIPPQDWLNQSDTALWALIIMSVLIPPGVGIIMYLAAMGSIPESLYESAKIDGANSFQRWWRITVPLLKPTTLYLTMLSLIGSFQVFIQVILMTGGGPGDATETVVHLIYKTAFRDLEFGLASAQAVVLFIITLIFGVVQYRIMYRKGEE; this is translated from the coding sequence GTGAAGGCCTCCAATGGACTGCTGAAAGAAATGTGGAAACAGCGGGCCGCTTATCTGTTTTTGCTACCAAAATTGATCTTGTTCATTCTGTTTATCGTGATCCCCGTATTTTGGGCTTTTCTGATCGCTTTTCAGGAGTACGGGTATTCAGGAAGCAAATGGGTTGGATTTGACAACTTCATCAAAACATTCGAAAGCGAAACGTACCGCGTGGCGTTACTCAACACTTTGAAATATACGGTCATTACGGTGCCTTTGAACATCATTTTGGCGCTGGGTCTCTCCACGCTGATCTATCCGCTTGGCCGAATGTCGCAAAGTTTCTTCCGTGGTGCCTTCTACTTGCCGACCGTTACGTCGATGGTAATCATCGCGATGGTTTGGCGCTGGGTGTATAACTATCGCTTTGGTCTGTTCAATTATTTCTTGGACTTTTTCGGAATCCCGCCTCAAGACTGGCTGAACCAGTCTGATACAGCGCTGTGGGCACTGATCATCATGAGTGTTCTGATTCCGCCGGGCGTAGGGATCATCATGTATCTGGCGGCGATGGGCTCCATTCCCGAATCGCTGTATGAGTCGGCGAAGATCGATGGAGCGAATTCGTTCCAAAGATGGTGGCGGATCACGGTGCCGCTGCTCAAGCCGACCACGCTGTATCTGACCATGCTGTCACTGATCGGTTCGTTTCAGGTGTTTATCCAGGTCATCCTGATGACGGGTGGCGGGCCAGGTGACGCGACGGAGACGGTCGTACATCTGATTTACAAAACGGCTTTCCGCGATTTGGAATTTGGGTTGGCCTCGGCACAGGCTGTGGTGTTGTTTATCATCACCCTGATCTTCGGGGTTGTACAATACCGAATCATGTACCGCAAAGGGGAAGAGTAG
- a CDS encoding carbohydrate ABC transporter permease: MKLRRTSSKLITYTVLVVWAIISLLPLYWVFTTALQLSEYQDETTGQVISYVDSEPPKLYPMGIPKYFEEWGLARDAESAGDIVQAEHHRERMSAIVADTFSGFKTLFAGTNIWRWFFNSAYIAIVVTIGILLLDTMAGYVLAKKNFPGRNFIFWSIIATMMIPGQITLVPLFMMVGELKLMNTHWALILPDLSMVFGVFLMRQYMLSVPTELLEAARIDGASEWKTFWKIVVPLAKPAMATLGIFTFMNVWNSFLWPIIVLDDASLYTLPVGLKTLQDQNLAIFKLLMSGAAIAAIPMIVVFIAFQRYFIKGLTMGGVKE; encoded by the coding sequence ATGAAATTGAGACGAACATCTTCAAAGTTAATCACCTACACCGTCTTGGTGGTCTGGGCGATCATCTCCTTGCTTCCGCTGTACTGGGTATTCACGACCGCGCTTCAACTATCCGAATACCAGGATGAGACGACCGGGCAGGTCATTTCATATGTGGATTCAGAACCGCCCAAACTTTATCCGATGGGCATTCCCAAGTATTTTGAGGAATGGGGATTAGCGCGCGATGCCGAATCGGCGGGTGACATCGTGCAGGCAGAGCACCATCGCGAACGGATGAGTGCGATCGTAGCAGATACGTTCTCCGGCTTTAAAACGCTATTTGCCGGAACGAACATCTGGCGTTGGTTTTTCAACTCAGCATACATCGCGATTGTCGTCACGATCGGCATCTTGTTGCTCGACACGATGGCCGGATACGTGTTGGCGAAAAAGAACTTCCCCGGTCGTAATTTCATCTTCTGGTCGATCATCGCGACGATGATGATTCCAGGACAGATCACCTTGGTTCCTTTGTTCATGATGGTCGGGGAACTGAAATTGATGAATACGCATTGGGCGCTGATCTTGCCAGATTTGTCGATGGTCTTTGGCGTTTTCTTGATGCGACAATACATGCTGTCCGTTCCGACCGAGCTGTTGGAAGCGGCACGCATTGACGGTGCATCGGAGTGGAAGACGTTTTGGAAGATCGTCGTGCCGCTGGCGAAACCGGCGATGGCTACACTTGGCATTTTCACATTTATGAATGTGTGGAACTCGTTCTTGTGGCCGATCATCGTGCTTGACGACGCGAGCCTATACACGCTGCCTGTGGGTCTAAAAACGTTACAGGATCAGAATTTGGCCATCTTTAAGCTGCTGATGAGCGGTGCGGCCATCGCGGCCATACCGATGATCGTCGTCTTCATTGCCTTCCAACGCTACTTCATCAAAGGTCTCACCATGGGTGGTGTCAAGGAATGA
- a CDS encoding serine hydrolase domain-containing protein translates to MTNLGDRLHSLVRAGIEQGVFPGAAVSVRKKGQLVLNDTFGHAEIVPKVRAMRAGMTFDIASLTKVMATLPAVLRTVRAGKVSLDRPIADYLPEWGAEGSRRAVTLTHLLTHTSGLPAWRPYYVRLHTAEEYCRQICREPLEYEPCTRVVYSDLGMQLAGFLLERIWQKSLVEICSQLVFEPLELSATGFYAQHDVPVPSTSKESQIGPIFVATEVGNVLEHGMCMEYAEKCRTGMLPEGAFFITEQDIAALAWRTATSYGTVNDGNCYYGLHGISGHAGLFSTVEDVARYLAMWREGGQVGGQTYLDRDLVSLVVSNRTKGLNLARGLGFEIAYKSNAFGHTGFTGTSLWYDPESDTEAVVLTNRVHPQVKAGIVDWRRTFHSVAFE, encoded by the coding sequence ATGACGAACTTGGGCGATCGTCTGCACAGTCTTGTACGTGCAGGTATCGAACAGGGCGTTTTTCCAGGTGCAGCAGTATCGGTCAGGAAAAAGGGCCAGTTGGTGCTAAACGATACGTTCGGCCATGCGGAGATCGTGCCAAAAGTGCGGGCGATGCGGGCTGGGATGACGTTCGACATCGCGTCATTGACCAAAGTGATGGCGACGCTTCCGGCCGTGTTGCGCACAGTGCGCGCGGGAAAAGTATCGCTTGACCGTCCGATCGCCGATTATTTGCCAGAGTGGGGGGCGGAAGGGAGCAGACGCGCGGTCACACTGACCCATCTGCTCACCCACACTTCCGGTCTCCCCGCATGGCGGCCTTACTATGTCAGGTTGCACACAGCGGAAGAATATTGCCGTCAGATCTGTCGTGAGCCGCTCGAATATGAGCCATGCACACGCGTGGTTTACAGCGATCTCGGCATGCAACTTGCCGGGTTTCTCCTCGAGCGCATCTGGCAAAAGTCGCTGGTGGAGATTTGCAGCCAGTTGGTATTTGAGCCGCTCGAACTGTCAGCGACCGGATTCTACGCTCAGCACGATGTACCTGTGCCATCCACTAGCAAAGAAAGTCAGATCGGGCCCATTTTTGTTGCGACTGAGGTTGGAAATGTTTTGGAGCATGGCATGTGCATGGAGTACGCAGAAAAATGTCGTACTGGCATGTTGCCCGAGGGAGCCTTTTTCATCACCGAACAAGATATAGCTGCGCTGGCTTGGCGAACTGCGACCAGCTATGGAACTGTGAACGACGGCAATTGTTACTACGGGCTACACGGGATCAGCGGACATGCAGGGCTGTTTTCTACGGTGGAGGATGTGGCTCGTTACTTGGCAATGTGGCGCGAGGGCGGTCAGGTCGGGGGCCAAACCTACTTGGATCGCGATCTCGTCAGCCTTGTCGTCAGCAATCGGACGAAGGGGCTCAACCTTGCACGGGGTCTCGGGTTTGAGATTGCGTACAAGTCGAACGCATTTGGACATACCGGATTTACCGGAACTTCGCTTTGGTATGATCCGGAGAGCGACACGGAGGCGGTTGTTCTTACCAACCGTGTGCACCCGCAAGTCAAAGCGGGGATTGTAGATTGGCGACGCACGTTTCACAGCGTCGCGTTTGAGTGA
- the nagB gene encoding glucosamine-6-phosphate deaminase, which translates to MKLLVERDYDSISKRAAALVAEQIANRPDLVVGLATGSTPLGLYRYLIEEVQQGRLSLAAVKTFNLDEYLGLAPDHPQSYRSFMEENLFSQIDVVPANTHIPNGQPDDIAEHCAAYERLIVETGGIDIQVLGIGRNGHIGFNEPGEAFGRPTHLVKLAESTRQANARFFSHLGEVPTHAITMGLKSIMNARRVLLLAAGADKSEAVYRAVCGDVSEDHPASVLQLHPDCIFLLDEAAAALLPAELRQDKGMRW; encoded by the coding sequence GTGAAACTTTTGGTCGAGCGAGATTATGATTCGATCAGCAAGCGAGCAGCCGCGTTGGTCGCTGAACAGATTGCCAACCGACCAGATCTCGTAGTAGGTCTGGCCACTGGGAGCACGCCGCTTGGCTTATACCGTTATCTGATCGAAGAGGTGCAACAGGGCCGACTCTCGCTGGCAGCTGTCAAAACGTTCAATCTTGATGAATATCTCGGACTTGCTCCCGATCATCCGCAAAGCTATCGCAGCTTTATGGAGGAGAACCTGTTCTCCCAGATTGATGTCGTACCAGCCAATACTCACATCCCAAATGGTCAACCTGATGATATTGCGGAACACTGTGCCGCTTATGAACGGCTGATCGTTGAAACGGGAGGCATCGACATCCAAGTGCTCGGGATTGGGCGCAACGGTCATATCGGATTTAACGAACCGGGGGAGGCGTTTGGAAGACCGACCCACCTCGTCAAGTTGGCCGAAAGCACTCGCCAAGCGAACGCGCGGTTCTTCTCGCATTTGGGGGAAGTGCCGACACACGCGATTACGATGGGGCTAAAAAGCATTATGAACGCACGCCGCGTCCTTCTGCTAGCAGCAGGAGCGGACAAAAGCGAAGCCGTTTACCGCGCAGTTTGCGGTGATGTGAGTGAAGATCATCCTGCTTCGGTGCTGCAACTTCACCCCGACTGTATCTTTTTGCTGGACGAAGCGGCGGCCGCTCTTCTTCCCGCCGAGCTCCGGCAAGACAAGGGGATGAGGTGGTGA